The following are from one region of the Salvia hispanica cultivar TCC Black 2014 chromosome 1, UniMelb_Shisp_WGS_1.0, whole genome shotgun sequence genome:
- the LOC125202534 gene encoding probable acetyltransferase NATA1-like, with product MAAAAPPPPPSEAHIFLPETTPPGDTLFTRIRLATAADVPHIHKLIHQMAVFERLTHLCEATPESLSATLFPPSAPPPFTSFTVLMLELSPAPFAPPAAADPHFTPILKPVHLDLPIDDSDRADFTSNAPDVLVHDVVIGGFVLFFPNYSTFLAKPGFYIEDIFVRECYRRKGLGRLLLTAVAAQAAKMGYGRVEWVVLDWNVNAIRFYEQMGAKILPEWRICRLTGDELQAFGRINLG from the coding sequence ATGGCAGCTGCAGCTCCACCGCCGCCTCCATCCGAAGCTCACATCTTCCTCCCAGAAACCACCCCTCCAGGCGACACTCTCTTCACCCGCATCCGCCTCGCCACCGCCGCCGACGTCCCCCACATTCACAAGCTCATCCACCAAATGGCCGTCTTCGAGCGCCTCACCCACCTCTGCGAAGCCACCCCTGAGTCCCTCTCCGCCACGCTCTTCCCCCCCTCCGCCCCTCCCCCCTTCACCTCCTTCACCGTCCTCATGCTCGAGCTCTCCCCCGCCCCCTTCGCTCCCCCCGCCGCCGCAGATCCCCATTTCACCCCGATCCTCAAGCCCGTCCACCTCGATCTCCCAATCGACGATTCCGATCGGGCTGATTTCACTAGCAACGCCCCGGATGTTCTAGTGCACGACGTTGTAATTGGGGGATTCGTGCTGTTTTTCCCCAATTACTCGACGTTTTTGGCGAAGCCAGGGTTTTACATCGAGGATATTTTCGTGAGGGAGTGCTACCGCCGGAAGGGGCTGGGGCGGCTGCTGCTGACGGCGGTGGCGGCGCAGGCGGCGAAGATGGGGTACGGGAGGGTGGAGTGGGTGGTTCTCGATTGGAATGTGAATGCGATTAGGTTTTACGAGCAGATGGGGGCGAAGATTTTGCCGGAGTGGAGGATTTGCCGCCTCACCGGCGACGAGCTTCAGGCATTTGGGCGTATCAACCTAGGTTGA
- the LOC125213762 gene encoding N6-adenosine-methyltransferase non-catalytic subunit MTB, translating to MGSPERVRSSKKREIEEDIEVNIDIVRDDDEWVGDEKRRQRLSKSRQQGSGDDVDGLDGSGKRRSTSERHESRKRVGSSSRGDSDQDDYGSRRESRSKQLKKKQEESTLDVLSSWYEDNDAENKLDGGEKPGGGGHSRTEESDRKKSSSKYPEQDTDMEKVPDRDMVKKDVGREKPHGVAEHGRSHRRRWDEPDDTGRAYDYGDKSDARSCKPSDVKLDSANERERSDPLQIESNDIQSKGSEPVNEKGIRSNDREERRVDSERKTRGRSEFPEEDNRGSLARDDASNKERSQEHRQQRNPTRDVADSYGRSSNAEEDAGAWGRDKSRRDVDNSTSRVPEKSGRRQFDTDNSEMDYERSTPARRKDSGKDGSYDDRSKGRDDSWSERSWDRENAKDAWKRKHDKEARDNDPAPDGIRDWELPRRGRDRVDGRSGGRKDGSRTEAVKTSSKYGISNENYDVIEIQTKPFDYGREDSRSRNSDLIQEGEEFAYSREERSRSVQGSAQSGEDTKDRVLDGDLAMQDQNSWRDDNDFQGEKSRGQKPIASNRGAGAQSSSGGSLALPGGQDPGSYGRSPSQGNRGNRMGRPGRGRPSGRDNQQGGIPVPLSGSTFGPLGLPPPGHMQSLPPNMSPAPGPISPGVFIPPFQAPMLWPGARGVDMNMLAVPPGLPPVPPSPLGPRFSPNLGNAPNAAMMFNPSGPGRGMLPSMSGPNFNAMSPAGRGQPQDKASGGWNPPRINAPPGKAPSRGEQNDYSQNFVDTGMRPQNFIRELELTSVVEDYPKLRELIQKKDEIVSKSASAPMYYKCDLREQVLSSEFFGTKFDVILVDPPWEEYVHRAPGVTDHTDHWTFEEIMNLKIEAIADTPSFIFLWVGDGVGLEQGRQCLKKWGFRRCEDICWVKTNKTNATPGLRHDSHTLFQRSKEHCLMGIKGTVRRSTDGHIIHANIDTDVIIAEEPPYGSTAKPEDMYRIIEHFALGRRRLELFGEDHNIRSGWLTVGTGLSSSNFNSEAYVRNFGDKDGKVWVGGGGRNPPPEAPHLVLTTPEIESLRPKSPMKNQQQSASISLTTANSSSKRPTGTSPQNHQAPNLNQEGSSSNLPSPAPWASPLEAFKGREGGGHLPSDERMFDMYGYNAPFGPPAGDFIDYESHRGMNML from the exons ATGGGATCTCCTGAACGTGTTAGGAGTTCTAAGAAACGGGAAATTGAGGAGGATATAGAGGTGAACATTGATATTGTGAGGGATGATGATGAATGGGTTGGTGATGAGAAGAGGAGGCAACGGTTAAGCAAGTCTAGGCAACAAGGGAGTGGTGATGATGTTGATGGCTTAGATGGGAGTGGGAAAAGAAGAAGTACATCGGAGAGACATGAGAGTCGGAAGAGGGTGGGCAGTTCAAGCAGAGGTGATAGTGATCAGGATGACTATGGAAGCAGAAGAGAGTCACGGTCTAAGcagttgaagaagaagcaagAAGAGAGTACACTGGATGTGTTAAGCTCCTGGTACGAAGATAATGATGCAGAAAATAAGCTTGATGGTGGGGAAAAACCTGGGGGTGGAGGACACAGTAGAACTGAAGAAAGTGACAGAAAAAAATCTTCTTCCAAGTACCCAGAACAGGACACTGATATGGAGAAGGTGCCAGATAGAGATATGGTCAAAAAAGATGTGGGGCGAGAGAAGCCACATGGTGTTGCTGAGCATGGCAGAAGTCATCGCAGGAGATGGGATGAGCCTGATGACACTGGTAGAGCATACGACTATGGAGACAAGTCTGATGCAAGAAGTTGCAAACCTTCTGATGTTAAACTGGACAGTGCaaatgaaagagagagaagtgatCCTTTGCAAATTGAATCAAACGATATCCAAAGCAAGGGCTCTGAACCAGTTAATGAGAAAGGTATAAGGTCCAATGACAGAGAGGAGAGACGAGTTGATTCAGAAAGGAAAACTAGAGGAAGGTCTGAATTTCCTGAAGAAGACAATAGGGGAAGTTTGGCACGTGATGATGCATCAAACAAAGAAAGATCTCAGGAGCATAGACAACAAAGAAATCCCACTAGAGATGTTGCTGACAGCTATGGGAGATCTTCTAATGCTGAGGAAGATGCAGGTGCATGGGGGAGAGACAAAAGTAGAAGAGATGTAGATAACAGCACATCCAGAGTGCCTGAGAAGAGTGGAAGACGTCAATTTGACACAGATAATTCTGAGATGGACTATGAAAGAAGCACTCCAGCTAGGAGGAAGGATTCGGGAAAAGATGGCTCATACGATGATAGATCAAAAGGAAGAGATGATAGTTGGAGTGAGAGAAGTTGGGACCGGGAAAATGCTAAAGATGCTTGGAAAAGAAAGCATGACAAGGAGGCAAGAGATAATGACCCAGCCCCTGATGGCATCAGGGACTGGGAGTTGCCCCGGCGTGGCCGTGATAGGGTTGATGGTCGCTCTGGCGGTAGAAAAGATGGAAGCAGAACTGAAGCTGTGAAAACCTCTTCAAAGTATGGaatatcaaatgaaaattatgatGTCATTGAAATCCAAACCAAGCCATTTGATTATGGAAGAGAAGATTCTAGATCCAGAAATAGTGACCTTATTCAGGAAGGGGAGGAATTTGCTTATTCAAGGGAGGAGAGATCACGAAGCGTACAAGGATCTGCACAATCTGGTGAAGATACAAAAGACAGAGTCCTAGATGGTGATCTTGCAATGCAGGACCAGAATTCATGGAGGGATGACAATGACTTTCAGGGAGAAAAATCTAGAGGTCAGAAACCTATTGCATCCAACCGCGGTGCTGGTGCCCAAAGTTCCAGTGGTGGCTCTTTAGCTCTACCTGGGGGTCAGGATCCTGGTTCGTATGGTAGATCTCCCTCTCAAGGTAACAGGGGAAATAGAATGGGGAGACCAGGACGGGGTAGACCTTCTGGAAGAGACAACCAGCAAGGCGGTATTCCAGTGCCATTATCTGGATCGACTTTTGGTCCACTTGGACTACCACCTCCTGGGCATATGCAATCTTTGCCCCCTAATATGTCTCCTGCTCCAGGTCCCATTTCTCCTGGAGTCTTTATTCCACCATTTCAAGCTCCCATGTTATGGCCTGGAGCTCGAGGTGTTGATATGAATATGCTTGCTGTTCCACCTGGCCTCCCTCCTGTCCCTCCTAGTCCACTAGGACCTAGATTCTCCCCAAATCTAGGAAATGCTCCAAACGCTGCTATGATGTTTAATCCATCAGGGCCTGGAAGGGGAATGCTTCCTAGTATGTCTGGtccaaattttaatgcaatgTCCCCAGCAGGTCGTGGCCAGCCACAAGACAAAGCATCTGGAGGATGGAATCCACCTAGAATAAATGCTCCTCCTGGAAAAGCTCCGTCTAGAGGAGAGCAAAATGATTACTCTCAGAACTTTGTTGACACTGGTATGCGGCCGCAGAATTTCATCAGAGAGTTAGAGCTCACTAGTGTTGTGGAGGACTATCCAAAGCTTCGGGAGCTTATACAAAAAAAGGATGAAATTGTTTCCAAATCTGCTTCTGCTCCTATGTACTACAAGTGTGACCTGCGGGAGCAAGTGCTTTCTTCAGAATTTTTTGGTACCAAGTTTGATGTAATTCTCGTAGACCCACCATGGGAAGAATATGTCCATCGAGCTCCTGGTGTCACTGACCACACAGATCACTGGacatttgaagaaataatgAACTTGAAGATTGAG GCAATTGCCGACACTCCATCTTTTATCTTCCTTTGGGTTGGTGATGGTGTCGGGCTGGAGCAAGGCCGACAATGTCTGAAGAAG tGGGGATTTCGTAGATGTGAAGATATATGCTGGGTGaagacaaataaaacaaatgccACACCTGGACTACGCCATGATTCTCATACTCTCTTTCAGCGCTCAAAG GAGCATTGCTTGATGGGCATAAAGGGGACTGTCCGTCGCAGTACGGATGGCCATATAATCCATGCCAACATCGATACTGATGTGATAATAGCCGAGGAGCCGCCTTACG GTTCTACTGCAAAACCTGAGGATATGTACCGAATAATTGAGCATTTTGCTCTCGGTCGAAGAAGGCTCGAGCTTTTTGGCGAGGACCATAACATTCGTTCCGGCTGGTTGACAGTTGGCACAGGATTATCCTcttcaaacttcaattctGAG GCATATGTGAGGAACTTTGGAGACAAGGACGGGAAGGTTTGGGTCGGAGGGGGCGGGAGAAACCCACCACCGGAGGCGCCCCATCTCGTCCTGACGACACCTGAAATAGAATCCCTCCGGCCCAAGTCACCGATGAAGAACCAGCAGCAGTCAGCTTCCATCTCTCTAACAACAGCGAATTCGAGCTCCAAGAGGCCGACTGGCACTTCGCCTCAGAACCACCAGGCGCCTAATCTGAACCAGGAAGGGTCGAGCTCCAACCTCCCCTCTCCGGCCCCGTGGGCCTCCCCGTTGGAGGCGTTCAAGGGACGAGAAGGCGGCGGCCATCTGCCCTCGGACGAGAGGATGTTCGATATGTATGGGTATAATGCACCATTTGGGCCGCCTGCTGGAGACTTTATTGATTATGAATCTCATAGAGGGATGAATATGTTGTAG